From Myxococcus stipitatus, one genomic window encodes:
- a CDS encoding peptide chain release factor family protein has product MTISPARRQAAHEALSLDDEALLKTCEVDYFIASGPGGQHRNTTASGVRLTHGATELSVTATERRSQVQNKGVALERLREGLRALTFVPKVRRATRPTAGSKRRRLEGKKRTSEKKSLRGSKGDW; this is encoded by the coding sequence ATGACCATTTCACCAGCACGCCGCCAGGCCGCACACGAGGCGCTCTCGCTCGACGACGAGGCGCTGCTCAAGACGTGCGAAGTGGACTACTTCATCGCCTCCGGTCCCGGGGGCCAGCACCGCAACACCACCGCCAGTGGCGTGAGGCTCACGCACGGCGCGACGGAGCTGTCCGTCACCGCGACCGAGCGCCGCAGCCAGGTGCAGAACAAGGGCGTCGCCTTGGAGCGGCTGCGCGAGGGCCTGCGCGCCCTCACCTTCGTCCCCAAGGTGCGCCGGGCCACCCGCCCCACCGCCGGCTCCAAGCGCCGCCGGCTGGAGGGCAAGAAGCGCACGTCGGAGAAGAAGTCCCTGCGCGGCAGCAAGGGCGACTGGTGA
- a CDS encoding GTP pyrophosphokinase, whose protein sequence is MSTLEDAIALAVQAHRGQRDKAGQPYVLHPLRLMLKLETEEERTVAVLHDVVEDTPWTLEKLREAGYAEPVLRALDNLTRREGETYEAFIERLRPDALARRVKLADLEDNMDVRRLTAVTARDTERLARYRAAWARLRDP, encoded by the coding sequence ATGTCCACGCTCGAAGACGCCATCGCCCTGGCGGTGCAGGCCCACCGCGGCCAACGAGACAAGGCCGGACAGCCCTACGTGCTGCACCCGCTGCGGCTGATGCTGAAGCTGGAGACGGAGGAGGAGCGCACCGTCGCCGTGCTGCACGACGTGGTGGAGGACACGCCGTGGACGCTGGAGAAGCTGCGCGAGGCCGGCTACGCGGAGCCGGTGCTGCGCGCGCTCGACAACCTCACGCGGCGCGAGGGCGAGACGTACGAGGCCTTCATCGAGCGGCTGCGGCCGGACGCGCTCGCGCGAAGGGTGAAGCTGGCGGACCTGGAGGACAACATGGACGTGCGCCGGCTGACGGCGGTGACGGCCAGGGACACCGAGCGGCTGGCCCGCTACCGCGCCGCCTGGGCGCGCCTGCGCGACCCCTGA
- the acnA gene encoding aconitate hydratase AcnA has protein sequence MTDSFGTKSKLQVGSATYDFFSLSKLAKAHPSVGRLPFSLKVLLENLLRNEDGRVVKREHVEKMLAWDPKATPDVEISFHPARVLLQDFTGVPAVVDLAAMREALAAMGGDAAKINPRNPADLVIDHSVQIDSFATTAAFKENAELEFERNRERYAFLRWGQSAFKGFGVVPPDIGICHQVNLEYLAQVTFRQGSTVYPDTLVGTDSHTTMINGLGVVGWGVGGIEAEAALLGQPITMLIPQVVGFKLTGQLPAGATATDLVLTVTQMLRKKGVVGKFVEFYGSGLKGLSLPDRATIANMAPEYGATIGFFPVDEESLNYLRFTGRPDDAVALTEAYAKEQGLWRKDDAEDPLFSDTLELDLATVVPSLAGPKRPQDRVPLKDMKSGYEKSLVEMLAAGKSKGEDDEGGGGKAKAPAAAVPPERLAQTVTVKNGRESYQLGHGAVVIASITSCTNTSNPAVLVGAGILAKKAVERGLNPKPWVKTSLAPGSRVVSEYLRDAGLLPYLEAVGFHIVGYGCTTCIGNSGPLTEPVANAVVEGDLVVAAVLSGNRNFEGRINPHVRMNYLASPPLVVAYALAGEVGLDLDTQPLGTDPNGRPVFLKDIWPTNEEIKEVIRSSVKPEQFRRQYANAMEGDALWQQLPVGKGSTFQWDPKSTYVRKPPFFENLPKEPKATQDIKGAQVLALLGDSVTTDHISPAGNIAKTSPAAKYLMAEGVEPKDFNSYGARRGNHEVMVRGTFANIRLKNLLVPGVEGGVTVHIPTRERMSIYDASMKYQADGTPLVVLAGAEYGTGSSRDWAAKGTQLLGVKAVIAKSFERIHRSNLVGMGVLPLQFEAGQDAQSLGLTGHEKFDITGIAQDLAPMKKLTVKATGENGVKEFTVVCRIDTPNELDYYRHGGILQFVLRQLAKA, from the coding sequence ATGACCGACAGTTTCGGCACGAAGTCCAAGCTCCAGGTGGGCTCGGCCACCTATGACTTCTTCAGCCTGAGCAAGCTCGCCAAGGCTCACCCCTCGGTGGGGCGCCTTCCCTTCTCCTTGAAGGTGCTGCTCGAGAACCTGCTTCGGAACGAGGACGGCCGGGTCGTCAAGCGCGAGCACGTGGAGAAGATGCTGGCCTGGGACCCCAAGGCCACCCCGGACGTCGAGATCTCCTTCCACCCCGCCCGCGTGCTGCTCCAGGACTTCACGGGCGTGCCCGCGGTGGTGGACCTGGCCGCGATGCGCGAGGCGCTGGCCGCCATGGGCGGTGACGCGGCGAAGATCAACCCGCGCAACCCGGCCGACCTGGTCATCGACCACTCGGTGCAGATCGACTCCTTCGCCACCACCGCGGCCTTCAAGGAGAACGCGGAGCTGGAGTTCGAGCGCAACCGCGAGCGCTACGCCTTCCTGCGCTGGGGCCAGAGCGCGTTCAAGGGCTTCGGCGTCGTCCCGCCGGACATCGGCATCTGCCACCAGGTCAACCTCGAGTACCTGGCCCAGGTGACGTTCCGTCAGGGCTCCACCGTCTACCCGGACACGCTGGTGGGCACCGACAGCCACACCACGATGATCAACGGCCTGGGCGTGGTGGGCTGGGGCGTGGGCGGCATCGAGGCGGAGGCCGCGCTGCTCGGCCAGCCCATCACCATGCTGATTCCCCAGGTCGTGGGCTTCAAGCTCACCGGCCAGCTGCCCGCGGGCGCCACCGCGACGGACCTGGTGCTCACCGTCACGCAGATGCTCCGCAAGAAGGGCGTGGTGGGCAAGTTCGTGGAGTTCTACGGCAGCGGCCTCAAGGGCCTGTCCCTGCCGGACCGCGCCACCATCGCCAACATGGCGCCCGAGTACGGCGCGACCATCGGCTTCTTCCCCGTCGACGAGGAGAGCCTCAACTACCTGCGCTTCACCGGCCGCCCGGACGACGCCGTGGCCCTCACGGAGGCATACGCCAAGGAGCAGGGCCTGTGGCGCAAGGATGACGCCGAGGACCCCCTCTTCAGCGACACGCTGGAGCTGGACCTGGCCACCGTGGTGCCCAGCCTGGCGGGCCCCAAGCGCCCGCAGGACCGCGTGCCCCTCAAGGACATGAAGTCCGGCTACGAGAAGTCGCTGGTGGAGATGCTGGCGGCCGGCAAGAGCAAGGGCGAGGACGACGAGGGCGGCGGTGGCAAGGCCAAGGCCCCGGCGGCGGCGGTGCCCCCGGAGCGGCTGGCCCAGACGGTGACGGTGAAGAACGGCCGGGAGAGCTACCAGCTCGGCCACGGCGCGGTGGTCATCGCGTCCATCACCTCCTGCACCAACACCTCCAACCCGGCGGTGCTGGTGGGCGCGGGCATCCTGGCGAAGAAGGCCGTGGAGCGCGGCCTCAACCCCAAGCCGTGGGTGAAGACGAGCCTGGCCCCGGGCAGCCGCGTCGTCTCCGAGTACCTGCGTGACGCGGGCCTGCTGCCCTACCTGGAGGCCGTGGGCTTCCACATCGTGGGCTACGGCTGCACCACCTGCATCGGCAACTCCGGTCCGCTGACGGAGCCCGTGGCCAACGCCGTCGTCGAGGGCGACCTCGTCGTCGCGGCGGTGCTGTCCGGCAACCGCAACTTCGAGGGCCGCATCAACCCGCACGTGCGCATGAACTACCTGGCCAGCCCGCCGCTGGTGGTGGCCTACGCGCTGGCCGGCGAGGTGGGGCTGGACCTGGACACGCAGCCGCTGGGCACCGACCCGAACGGCCGCCCCGTGTTCCTCAAGGACATCTGGCCCACCAACGAGGAGATCAAGGAGGTCATCCGCTCCTCCGTGAAGCCGGAGCAGTTCCGCCGCCAGTACGCCAACGCCATGGAGGGCGACGCGCTCTGGCAGCAGCTGCCGGTGGGCAAGGGCTCCACGTTCCAGTGGGACCCCAAGTCCACCTACGTGCGCAAGCCGCCCTTCTTCGAGAACCTGCCGAAGGAGCCCAAGGCCACCCAGGACATCAAGGGCGCGCAGGTGCTGGCGCTGCTGGGTGACTCCGTGACGACGGACCACATCTCGCCCGCGGGCAACATCGCCAAGACGAGCCCGGCCGCCAAGTACCTGATGGCGGAGGGCGTGGAGCCCAAGGACTTCAACTCCTACGGCGCGCGCCGCGGCAACCACGAGGTGATGGTGCGCGGCACCTTCGCCAACATCCGCCTGAAGAACCTGCTGGTGCCGGGCGTGGAGGGTGGCGTCACCGTCCACATCCCCACGCGCGAGCGGATGAGCATCTACGACGCGTCCATGAAGTACCAGGCGGACGGCACGCCGCTGGTGGTGCTGGCCGGCGCCGAGTACGGCACGGGCTCCAGCCGCGACTGGGCGGCGAAGGGCACGCAGCTGCTGGGCGTCAAGGCGGTCATCGCCAAGAGCTTCGAGCGCATCCACCGCTCCAACCTGGTGGGCATGGGCGTGCTGCCGCTGCAGTTCGAGGCGGGCCAGGACGCGCAGTCGCTGGGCCTCACCGGCCACGAGAAGTTCGACATCACCGGCATCGCGCAGGACCTGGCGCCCATGAAGAAGCTCACCGTGAAGGCCACGGGTGAGAACGGCGTCAAGGAGTTCACGGTGGTGTGCCGCATCGACACGCCCAACGAGCTCGACTACTACCGCCACGGCGGCATCCTGCAGTTCGTGCTGCGGCAGCTCGCGAAGGCGTAG
- a CDS encoding phospholipase D-like domain-containing protein: protein MRDLELLGERAAVSSEEAPRTVCASGLPPPRAPAWSPGVSGLLLARYYLPRSHALTRGNACQLLRDGVEAYPAMLDAIRRARRYIRLETYMFLTDAVGTLFGEALAEAAERGVHVKVLYDAVGSWTSRRAYFDELRRRGVDIRPFKPFSLARGWRHLLRRDHRKILVVDGEVAFTGGVNIAAHWAPVGEGGGWRDDVLRIEGPAVHALERRFGASWRMMFQDRVHRWAAGLRRTQRPVARTWRGPVGLAVLSSRRGIHRAYLHAIHRARRSVLIAAAYFVPDRRMVAALREAALRGVEVRLLLNARSDHPLLEFGTRAFYEKLLGAGVRIFEWQRGVLHAKTAVVDGAWGTIGSFNLERLSLAFNHEVNAVFADPQLGRQLEDSFRADCGDCREVTLAEFRRRPFWHRWMERLLYACRKWL, encoded by the coding sequence ATGCGCGACCTGGAGCTGTTGGGCGAGAGGGCGGCGGTTTCCAGCGAGGAGGCACCCCGGACCGTCTGCGCCTCGGGGCTGCCGCCCCCGCGGGCGCCCGCGTGGAGTCCGGGCGTCTCCGGGCTGCTGCTGGCCCGGTACTACCTGCCGCGCAGCCACGCCCTGACGCGGGGCAACGCGTGCCAGCTGCTGCGCGACGGCGTGGAGGCGTACCCCGCCATGCTGGACGCCATCCGCCGGGCGCGGCGCTACATCCGCCTGGAGACGTACATGTTCCTCACCGACGCGGTGGGGACGCTGTTCGGCGAGGCGCTCGCGGAGGCCGCCGAGCGCGGCGTGCACGTGAAGGTGCTCTACGACGCGGTGGGCTCGTGGACGAGCCGGCGCGCGTACTTCGACGAGCTGCGGCGGCGCGGGGTGGACATCCGCCCCTTCAAGCCCTTCAGCCTGGCCCGGGGCTGGCGCCACCTGCTGCGCCGGGACCACCGGAAGATCCTCGTCGTCGACGGCGAGGTGGCCTTCACGGGCGGGGTGAACATCGCCGCGCACTGGGCGCCGGTGGGGGAGGGCGGCGGCTGGCGCGACGACGTGCTGCGCATCGAGGGCCCCGCCGTGCATGCCCTGGAGCGGCGCTTCGGGGCCTCGTGGCGGATGATGTTCCAGGACCGCGTCCACCGCTGGGCCGCCGGCCTGCGCCGGACGCAGCGCCCGGTGGCGCGGACCTGGCGGGGGCCGGTGGGGCTGGCCGTCCTGTCCAGCCGCCGGGGCATCCACCGGGCGTACCTGCACGCCATCCACCGGGCCCGGCGCAGCGTGCTCATCGCCGCGGCGTACTTCGTCCCGGACCGGCGGATGGTGGCCGCGCTACGGGAGGCCGCCCTGCGGGGCGTGGAGGTCCGCCTGCTGCTCAACGCCCGCAGCGACCATCCCCTCCTGGAGTTCGGCACCCGTGCCTTCTACGAGAAGCTGCTCGGGGCCGGCGTGCGCATCTTCGAATGGCAGCGCGGGGTGCTCCACGCCAAGACGGCCGTCGTCGACGGGGCCTGGGGCACCATCGGCTCGTTCAACCTGGAGCGGCTCAGCCTCGCCTTCAACCACGAGGTGAACGCGGTCTTCGCCGACCCCCAGCTGGGGCGCCAGTTGGAGGACTCCTTCCGGGCGGACTGCGGCGACTGTCGGGAGGTGACCCTGGCCGAGTTCCGCCGTCGCCCCTTCTGGCACCGGTGGATGGAGCGGTTGTTGTACGCCTGTCGCAAGTGGCTCTGA